Sequence from the Chiloscyllium plagiosum isolate BGI_BamShark_2017 chromosome 34, ASM401019v2, whole genome shotgun sequence genome:
GAGCCCTTACATTTCCTTAAACCTCAATTTCTAGACCCTGATCTCACTTTCATTACCTACCAACAGAAAGTGACTATAGCTCAAGTTGTATACCTAATAGAATAAAGCTTAAAATTTGATACAATCAATTACACAACACTGGAGTCCACAAACTTAAAAACTGCAGACTCAAGACAGTGATTTAGGTTTTACTGCTGATATGACAAGTCAATGATGTGATGTTACAAAATGCTGAGAATCCTCCAGTCTGACAGCTGATCAACTTAGCAATTCAAGTTACTAAATTTGTATGTGTTGCTTTCAATCTTGTCCAATGACATGTATAGTTTACTTTAGCTGCAAGCACTGGCCTCAGCAGCAACAGCCCAAAGAGAACAGAATGAAACATGATTCTAATGCAAGTGGCAGATAAACACAGACTTTTGGTAAAGCAAGTTTCACCACATTGATCCAGAGTTTAGGCAAGATGTTCAGAGCATGCCAGAAGCTCTCCAAATAGAATTAGCATCCATCATTAACACTTAAAGAAAACCAGGCTGTGACTTGTGCATTTATAGCAGAGGCCAGCCTAACAGATCTCCACCCAAAACCAAACCATCAATTCATTGATTTTTCAGTGTACTTCTCAAACTCTACTGGATTGTTTTGACTTGTACTTATGGTCCCCAGGCAAAGATCTATTGAATGCAGTGACTATTGCACAagacaaattaaacaaaattgaaGACCAGGCAAGTCATAAAAGCAGTCATTAAGTTTACAGCTTAGACTCAAGTCAATAGACAAAACTTAGCCAAGTAAGCAAGCACTTGCACAATTAATTAGAGTGGGGAGCAAAAAGCACAAAGCAGTGGcaaggagaattttaaaaatacaaaataatcagacatgtttttaaaaaacccaaaagaTTTATTTATAGTACTTAACCAGAATATACAAAGTAGTGGTCAAGCATGAACTAATGAGGTATACAAATTTAACCTTGTTCAATATGGAAAGAATGATGCTACTTAatcaaattactttttaaaaccaCATACAGGGTTTTAAGCATAGGTTACAATGAGttcaaaaagaaatttacaaattgaACCTGTCAATTTTTTgctggaagttttgtttttgcaCCACAAACAATATCAAACAGCGACAAATTGTGGAGCTTAAAGAAAGCTAAATTTTTTTGTTacatttttgtatttttgtacAGAATAGAAGACCAGGTTTATTTGCCCCCACCCCCCTGCCCTGTTAACAAGACCTATATCTTTGGCCTTCATTGCATAAGAAGCTCTACCCTAAACacaatttacaaaaagaaaaaagggcagttatttattttcttgaaataaGAACATGGTCAGTCAAATGTAAAGCATGTGCTTCTAAAATGTACAAATCCAAGTTGTAAACCCATTTCAAAACAGACCTGAAAAACATTTGTTACAGCATTCAAACCCATTACAAATGTGGTTGTACAAAGACCATTAATAAATAACTTCATAAAAAACAAATATTCCCTAGAGCAAATGTCTTGGACAGGTGTTACAGGAACCAGTTGTACAGTACAGTATAAAATCCACACACTGcaaatgtacatttttaaaaaagcacaaccTTTACAAAGTGAACCTGACCACACCATCAAGATATAAAAATTCAACCAAAGGAATGTTTAAGCTTCTGCCTTGGGTTCTGTCGACTCTCCATTTTCTGACTTTTGCCTCTTCTTTTCAACTTCACCCTGTAAAAGAAAAAGTAGTTCAGTCAAACTATGGAGGGTGGTGACAAAAGACTCTCCACTGGAACATTGATACTGCAGCATGTATTTCTCTGGTGAATGTGCCTCAACTTTCAAGACTTTAAAAACCTGCAAATTCACTTCATTCTCTtcaacttgatttttaaaattcaaaaactTGGACCTTGAACCTGTTAACATACTTTGCAGAACCAATGACATGTCTCAAATGCCAGTAGACAAGGCATTAAGTCTGCAGGAGGAAGAGGTTTTCCATCTGATAGCACTGCCTACAGAGACCAAACTTCCCACAATTCAGTGTACAATGCTGGGGAGCATGCAAATGACTACAATGCGTTACTTTTAAAGTAAAAGATGACCAACACATACCTGCTCCTCAGCTGGACGCTTCACTGCatgtccatctgtatcttcctcctCCTCAGCACCCTCTTCCTCTTCACCATCCTCTTCTTCACCTTCACCCTCAGCTGAAGATAAAACTGGCTATTTACCAAAATCTTCTATACAAAAACTCAAATCACAATGTGATCTTCCAGTGCATGATAGGATGGGATTTCAAGAATTAATCACTATCCAAAATATTTCCCATACGTTAACTGCAGTTAGAGTAAATTCACCTGACTTGGGAGTCAAAATAGCTCACTTGAAGtctcatttaaaaacatttacctCTTTGCAACTGTAATTGCAAAACATTTACACAAATATTCTCATGTCTCACTGCAGTATTACAAGTCTTTTATATGTTCCTCCTACTTACcatcttcctcttcctcctcttcctcatcTACTTCCTCTGCATTCTCATCTGTGTGCTCATTTCCATTCTCTTCCTCCTGAAAATGCAAGCAAATCATTatgggaagaaaaaaaaaacaaacaaagcttGGGTATTTCAGCTGAATGCTCTTGGTCAGCCAGTTCACAGGTATCAACTGTAAATTTCTATCCTTTCAGGAGAACCAAAACTGTCAGTGTCATGAAAAGATAACAATTGAATCCCCTGCTTACACCAATCCAACTCCCCTCCACTGCACCCTCCCTCTCCCACAACCCCCAAATAGTGTACTCATTCAGGCTTCATACAGCTGAATTCAGGTTTAGTCACACTTCAGTGTTTATGGTTAAGGATACTGTACAACATATTTCATGTTTGCATGACTGCATCAGGACAAAGACCATTTACAACACGTGGGCGTAAGCGTCAGTAACACATTCATTACACTGAATCTTCTCAGTTGACTGTACTTAGTACGAGCAGCAACTAAATTAGCACAAAAACTTTCCGAAAAGTCACAAAAACCCCCGATTGTGTGGACGTCGAAAGTTTCGAAAACCGGAGATGTAGGAGGCATAACATTCAACAGTAAAAATGCCCGAGGAGGGTGCGGGGTTTAGGAACAAGAAAATTCAAACTGATGAACACTTTAGTTGGATTGCTTGACTAAACTGGTGCACGTTTGAAAGATTTTGATTAGCCATCCGACAAACAAAATTACCAGCTATGCTAAATGAAACTCTGCGCCCAGCGCCACAGACGCTAATACGTACTGTTCCATTTGCAGGCGCGTCTCCGCTGCCGTTTTCTTTTTTCTCAGTCTCCTCCAGAGCCTTCTCTTTCAGGTCCTGCAAAAAGCCCCAATAAAAACCGCAGGTCACAAACGGTGCTTCTGGTATATCGCCCCGATTGCGAGGATTTCAAGTGACCAGCCAACACTAagctaatatatatatatatatatatatatatagttattAAAGTGGCGCACTTTCCTAATCGTGGTAGAAATGAGCGATCACACGGAGACCGCGCTCCGGCAGCGGGAGGATGTCCGCCGGACGCCGGGACCCAAACCCGAGCTGCAGCGGGAGGAAGAGCCCAGCCCGGGGGGCCACAGGAGGCGCGAAGTAACCGCCGCTAACCCCTCACCACAGTACACAAAACCCATGAACATACGCCGAATGTTTTTCTTTAAACTCGTGACTTCAAGCTGGatgatttttgaaaatatttttggcACCATAATATttttgcagaaaaataaagacGCTGTTGGCTCAAAACAGTACAGTCGACGTTTTAAAAAGTTGACCCCTTTTATTAAACCGGAATCAGCGGCTGCACTCGGGGCTCAGCCCGCATTCAGAGCCGGCTCGGTGCCATCTTAGAGTTGCTGCTGCACTGAGCACCCGACAGCGGTTGCACTGGTGCAGCTGCACGGGCCGCACTTGCCCCTCCCGCGCGCACTTAACGTTACCCCCCACCCCGCCTCGAGCCCCAGAGGGACATGCGCGTGCGcacgcccctcccccacccagcgGGGAGGCGGGGATACAGCTAAGCTCCGCCTCCTGCCTGCCGCGCGCCCACCAACCCGTccacctcaccccctcccccccatgcACGCGCACCTCTCCCGCCGTTTTCTCGCTGGCGGAAAAGTCCGACCGATGTAAAGAGCGGGAAGCGGGAGCGCGCGAGCGCGACCCCGGAGCCGGCGGCGGTTGTTTGGTTTCATTTAAAAAACTGACTACAAAACAAGGCTGAGGAAAGCAGCAACGCCCGGTGTGTGTCTCGCTAGTCTCCCACAACACCAACCGACGGTCAGCCCGATCACCGAGCGCTTAATCCACTGATTCTTGAGGCAAGCACTTGGGAGCTCGGAGACGGATCGGATCAGATCGCGCCGGGGTCCTTCCGCTTCcctttctctcttccccccccccccattttgtGGAGAGCAGTTCAGCGACTGAGTGGAATGGAAGAAAGTCCCCAGGTGCAAGATCTCGTAGTCCGGGGGCGGGGGGCAATTCGGGTCTCCGAGGGACACAGTCCCGATGACGGGAAGGTCGGCTCCCGGAATATTCTGACCCCCCCAGGGCTCAAGAGTGATCCGAAACTCCGAAGGGAGCAGAATAGTCCCCTCAGGATCGGGAACGGATGAATAAAGGTCACCAAGTAATCGGAGACCGTCCCCGGGACCAGATGTGGGGAAATCGGGTTTTTGCCCCAACTCTCACGGGATCAGAGGATATGGGGTACCGGACTGGGGATTAAAGGGGGGGAATAGGATCCCGAAATAAACCACGGGCCACCCGAGGGTGAATGGGCTCCTAGAGTGGTCCAAGGGCATCGCCCCGGGGATCGGAGCGGAGgggggggacacacacacacacacgctgaaATGGGGTCCCGTCGGGAGTGAGTCCCGGGCGGTCGAGCCGAGTGATGCTGTGAGCGGGCGCGGGAACATCATGAAACCAGCAACACCGTAAAAGCCACACAGCGGGTTTTACAACCGCGCATCGCCTACTGAGCGACCAAACCATTAGAGCCCGAGTCCAAAACAAATCCTGGAGCTTTGCACCCAAAACTCCGGAGAACCAGTAAAAGCTCGGTAATAACCATATAAAATCCTATCGAACATTAAAGTGACTCCGACAACATCCAAATCTCAACAGCTCCGATCCCGGAGCCACGCTTCACAGTCATAATCTTCCATTAATAAAGTTTACAACTCTAaaaggaataaataaaaaaaaacttaaaaaccTGAACAGATGGGTGAAGGGGGGGAAGCGATATAAATTCCACATCTCCCCTTTACCGAcctccacccccccaaaaaaaaccttGTTAAAATTATACTCCATTCTGGGTACCAGATTATTTCACAAGTAGATACCATGAGTTGTGCGCACGCTTCACACAAAGAGAAATTAGAGATAACAAAGGAAACACGAGGAAGGTTAAACATAAAAAAcgaaatttatttttaagttaCACTTTTTGGTTAAAATAAATTTCTCACCTTGGGATTTACCTCTTTGGGGGCGTCCACTACGGTATCAGCCATTCTGAGTAAATTTAGAGTATATACAAAGAGTTATAGgttttaaaaatagagcaaaggTAGGTAAAGGCTAATTTATCACTTAGGGCTATAGATGATTCTCTCTGTATAGCTCCCTTTAAATCTCACACGCTGTGAGAAGGAATGAGACGCCGTTCACCGCGCTCAGCCTCTTAATACCTCCGCTCCCCGGATATGTGGGCCCGCCTTCCCCAGCTTGAATTGGTCAGTTTTGCCGTCCATCATGTTCCGATTGGAGCGATGCAAATATATCGCATGCTGATTGGTGGCCCTGCTGATTATACAAAGCGCACCGATTGGCTTTATGCTAATCTTTATTTCCCTGTGTTCTATTCCAGTTGGCCCTGCCTCCACTGACTGTCAATCAATCGAATCAGGTAATTCCTATTGGACTGTAATTCAATAATCTCTGGCTCCTTCTCAATGACAACCCCCAAGATGTCGCTCAGTATCAGGCGCACTTGCAGTTGGAAAATGTCGCTCAGCCTGTCCATCGATTGGCGTTGGATATAGCAGCCCCGCCTACAACTCTAATAACGCTTCGACCTGTCGCCCATCTTGACAAGAAACTGCTTTTCACTGGCGCTTCATCCGTCAGTTATTAACGCCCTTCATTATAATTGGCTCTAACGTACAGTCTCACCTTTCATTCGCATTGCCAATCCCTCAGAATGTCCCAGTTTGCTAATTAACCTGATTGGTGCCTTCTAAAAGGTCACAATTGTCACTGTCGAGAAGACTATTTAGGAGCTTCGTGTTTTGTAATTTGAATTGACAttagaatgattttttttctttccactaAGATGATTTATGTCGTGATGTATTTATACCGTTATGGCAAACTGAGTCAATGGTTTTTGGATGTTTGCAATTGAATAGCCAAATAATGACCTAACTAACCAAAACAGTCTGTAAATATCATGTCCATTATCTGGCATTTGTATCTCAAAATAATCTTTTACAATTAACTTTTGTCAAGAACACCAAACCACTTTTACAAAGTAAATCATTGACATTTACAAATAATTTTCATTCGAAATGGCGACGCAAAGTGCTTAAAAATACATCTAGTTCCGGAATTTAAATCCATTCCGAACCAGGCTTCCTAAGTCACCAGAAGCGTCGCTTTGGAAATAAATTTACACTGGTTATTACTGTTAGTGTTTTTCCGGGTCTTACAATTAGTCACAATTTATTGTCAGAAATTGTTGCGGTCTGCTAACTTGTTTCCGGCTTGGAACACGTTTCAGCGCAACGGACATGGTCGTTTTTTGCCACATGTAGTCAGGTGCAATTCTCTCACCTTTCTCACTGGCGGACCATTTCCATTTAGGAACAAGCGTCTTCGTCTCACTAGGCAAGAGCACGAAGCTATAACACAATGGAAATAAAACGTAAGCGTGCAGCGAATTTGTTCTTACCCAGTCTTAATTTGAGTTACAGTATAGTGGATTTTAACAGATCCATGGCGATTTTTTCCCTCAAAATAAAGTTGACACACCATGTAGTTTGTAACCGCGTGAACCTTTGAGTGATACGACCATATTGGTCGGGACTATGCTAACTTTTTATGAGATACACTCCAGGGAATAATTTGGTATTTTAACAGCGTCAATTTCAATTTATTGCACATTTTTTCATCTTCGAAATGCTTTCAAAGGAAGTACTCACATTAAGTTTATTCTCTTCTCTCATATTTCCGGTAGATTCACGATACATTTTAAAGTTTATGGGTTTCTGTCGATAACTAGTTAATTGACAGGAAATCCTTGTTACCTGTTGTATCAACATGTTTTACCTGGCAATGGCTGTCTGAGCACCACCGACTTGGAATACTTTTTTTCCCGCCTTTGGCAGCGTGCCACCTATTTACTCCTGTGGAGAAGTTCCTTTTGTTTGATTGTGAACATAGTTTCTAACAGTCACGCATATCGAAACTGTTGCAACACTGTCTTAAGTAGATTAGTAGTACCCGTTTCTTACTACTTTAGGAGTAAGTAGGAATCTGTTAAATTCCAAAATGCAGTTTATGGTTTAATAAAAAGCTCTTTATAACAAAATGATTATTAATTTATTTACCTTCACGAGCCAAAAAAATAATTTGCTGGGTGAGTCTGTTAGATCGTGACATTCAATGCACACATTTTTTCATTTGGTCACGCCGCTTAAATTGATACAATTTAACACAGAATTTGATTACAGTCCTTTGATGAAAATCAATACCCCTCTCCCATTCTACTCTAATTCATTCTTCTTTGAGATTTCAAAATTTTTGAATTCTTCCTTTCTATAATTTACTggtttaaacaaaacaaacttaacgtcatcaaccaccacctccgATTAATGTGGTGTTCTTGCTTAGCCATGATGATGCTCAGCACTAAAACCTTGACCTTTCAACTTAGCCTTTGATTAGAAAACATTAAAAGCATATCTGAACAAAGccatttgagattttttttaaaagtacaaatCAAAAATCCTTTCTATCCAATTTTGTTTGATGGAATTAATCTATTGACGGGCTGCCTAGCTGTTATAAAGCCATACAGATTGGGAAGATCTGAGTTGCGGCCACTGGACTGTACATCAACTGACAATTAAGGCAATAATAGACAAAATGTAGATTCGTCTTagattatttaaaaatgaaacagaatggGCATTGTAAGGattttaggcgaaagtgagtactgcaaatgctggaaattagaatccagagtgtggtgctggaaaagcacagcaggtcaggcagcatcgggctGACTAGTGATCTAAATCTCCCGGCTGCCCCCAATTAGTCAgttactttcattttttttgtgttggCACAAGAATAATTATTTTGGTAAGACATTGGAGTTCCTTTTGGAGAGAAGATAAATCAGCGAGGAATTATTGTACTGAAAAATCCTATAAATCTTGCCTAGAAAAATAATACTGTACTCTTATTATGTTCCATCTTACACGATGAATACTTCTCCGGTGAATAGTCCACATAACTTAACAGGAATGATTAGGAGTTCTTTTCCTACTGATAGTAGAATAGGATTCTACATTTGGTAAATTTTCATAAATGTCTATCTCATTTGAACAGCTTCAATTATCATTTGCTGCATGTTATTGTGGTATATCTCTCCATTTTTGAAACAGCCCTTGCCTTAATCCAACTCATGGAGAATTCTGCAACATTCAAACCAAGGGTGAAACCGTCATCCTTATTCATTACATGTGCAATACTGTTAACTGGCCCTTATTGAACAGAGTCTGGACAGTATCAGTCCAGTTCCAATAAGTCATGAACAGCACACAAACTGTCCTTTACTTGGCTCTAATTAAAAATCTTACTCTGAATGTTGTGAGAAATAGGAAAATGTCATAAGGATGCTTATTCTTTGTTAGCATGAAGGCCATATTATTGGGGTAAGTATGTTTTTTAATTCTGTGTTTAATTATGTCATATTTACTGAAGAAAAGAGCAAAAGAATAAGTTTGAAGGCATTCTTTTATGCCAGTGATTGTTGTGAAATAAGAAACCTGACTGGAAACAACAGTGGAAGTAGAATCCACTTTGAAAAAGtaagtgaataaatatttttgcaAAAGAGTAAATTGAAAGGGTATGGGGAAAGGAATAGGATCTAGGACTAAATAACTCTTTCAAAGACCAGACACAGGTGTGATGGCctgaatagtctccttctgtactgtaatttcTATAACTTGAGAgtgcttgattttaaaattaagcaCTTGAAATCGGAAGTATTTCACTTCTCCATTCAGTCCACACTAATGTGCCTTATCTTTATGagtgtgagtttcctccacaGACCAGAAGGTTACAGTTTGATCACTGGTCTGGTGTCTGATCTCAGCTAGGAAACAGGTTGGAACTCTATAGTTAACTTCAGTATCCTGGTTAGGGAGCAGAAATGTTACCCTTTCTTGAATGCTTTGTAATGCTCCTTACTGAACTATGTGTAGCGTTTGTAATGAGGTAAGCCAGGTGAACCTCAGAATATGATTGGGGgtgttaatctggcccaatcagagagccctactgacagataagaacaggcatgtcaggtgtgtcagggcggaccgagaaccggaaggtgggtaggggcgggctgccttagagtggtcggaaggtgggaggggcgggggcttgttgggtctgtattgtctgcacttttgtaagtaatggtattgtctaatgtacaaatgtcattgtcactgtcttgtcataagTGGAActaagattggtgcactttgtgtcttccactgtgtctcacacctgcacacatgcaccatgggtgctggggataaaataagcactaccgcacttaggtggtagtgtgggggttaaagggaattaaaaaaaagaaagaaaaaaaaaagaacaggcatgtctctgaagacctcctcgtgggtctgctcctgggcctggccaaactggccatcaacaggtccaggcagcgggccgtggagggggttgttagggcctgcccctcttccgcggctaCGTTagggcccaggtgtccttggagaaggagcacgcggtgtcgaccaacaccctggagttgttcagggagaggtgggcaccgcagggagtggagtgcatcatttctccctccaattctattttgatttagtccctaccctccccttcactgttttgatcacaccgcactgccctttgatgtgaagggcaggattaaaaaaaaagaacaggcatgtctctgaagacctcctcgtgggtctgctcctgggcctggccaaactggccatcaacaggtccaggcagcgggccgtggagggggttgttagggcctgcccctcttccgcgattacgttagagcctgggtgtccttggagaaggagaacgcggtgtcgaccaacaccctggagttgttcagggagaggtgggcaccgcagggagtggagtgcatcatttctccctccaattctattttgatttagtccctaccctccccttcactgttttgatcacacagcactgccctttgctgtgaagggcagtgtttgtcactggccacccgggtgttttcctatcttcctggtggtggaaattgaataaagattcatgcactttgtgtctttcactgaaaaaaagaaaaaaaaagaacaggcatgtctcagagctggctctgaaggagctggatcaatgGTTAAGGACTCTCCATTTTGTATTAAggagggcgggggtggggggactgacttctgttaaaaaaaaacaggcatgtaagacatcctgttcactctgttAGTTGGGTCTTGGGgcgctggatcagtatcaaggacttaccatgtgtaaataaagggtgacttggtgataggacaCCAacccctgtggagttatttcactatgCATATCTGTATTTGAGGATAGGTTTGGAGAGATTATTTTATAATTGGGTTTAAATGTGATGTCTTCTGAAGTTAAATAGCCTGTCAACAAAATGGCAATTAACAACACAGTGAGGTTGTATTTTAGTACTTTCTGGAGAAATGAAAGCGAGTAAAATGTTTGAAagtaaataaaaccaaaaatttCAAAGTATAAATGCTGTTACTGTCAAACCCCAAGTTAGTAAGGAGTTGTTTGCAGCATGTGGTAAAATGATTCATTTTCAGGTGGAGACTGATTGAGCCAAGTTACATAGTGGTCAAATGCAAAAAGTCAATGCACTAAATGGGAATAAGTACGTATTTGATTGTACTGTATGGAAATTGAACTAAAGCTGATCTGGAGATAATGTTTATTCTGACACTGTTCAAAACCTGCATGGTGTTGTTCAACTTGCAGGATATGTGGACTTTGGCTGATTGCAGACTTAGTTGTGTCTCAGTTAATATTTGGAAGACTGTCCATTGTTTCTCTTTCCCATGCCCACTATTACATTGCTTCTTTAAATCTGTAAACTTTTAAGTCCTAGTTGTCTTTACTAGATGATAAACAGACAATCGTAGATATGGAACTTAGTTCCCTGTTTTGTATTACATGCTTAGTGTTTGCAGTCTGAGGATTGTACAAATATAGTCCAGCCAAGCTTCTCCAGAAGGCAAACCAATGAGAACATGGAAACCACACACAGAGACCCTGAACAGGAGGATTAAAAACAGTTCAAGTTCAGGCCATACACTTCAGTTCTCTATTTCTTGTATTGATTGTTCTTTTTCAAAGGGTTCAAAATGATTTTATTGCCTAATTTTGCATCCTGACTTAATCATTATTCCCTGTAATTAGCAGTGTTTAGATCCTCGAAATATGCAGAAACATTATGTAATTTTCTCTTGCTAATGTTGCTCCCTGCTTAAGGCTTGGCCTTTGACCTGGAAGCAATACGGTAGGGGGCATTTGTAATTTCTGTGAAAGCTCCTTAGAATCTGTGATTGCTTTTCAGAAAGTTTCAGAAGGACTTTTGAGGATTTATATCAGTTGTAAGATCAATTTTTTTTAGGTGCTAGGAAGTACTGGTGCATTTGACCTGAATATCCCATAAGAAGAAATTTAAGAATGAGATCATATGGCTGGCAGGCACAAGGAAGAGTTAGAGAGACAAACAAATGCTACAATCAAATCAGTGGGAGGGTGAAGATGATTAACACAGCTGTAAACAAAAAGAATGTAATCATGCTCAGAAAGAAGAACACCGAATTCATGAGGTCAAAGCTTGACAAAAAGATTGATTTTCTATCTAGCTGTATAAAGAAAAATAGAATTCTGGAAGAattcttgaaagggttcagaaaagatttacaagggtgttgccagggttgaaggatttaagcaacaggaagaggctgaataggctggggctgttttccctggagtattggaggctgaggggtgagcttatagaggtttataaaatcatgaggggtatggataggataaatagacaagtatttttcctagagtgggggagtccagaactagagggcataggtttaggatgagaggagaatgatAAAAAAGGGATCttagaggcaacattttcacacaaagggtgatgcgtgtatggagtgaactaccagaggaatggtggaggctgatacaattacagcatttaaaaggcatctggataggtatatgaataggaagggtttagagggatatgggccaagtgctgccaaatgggaatatattaggttaggatatctagttggcatggacaagttagactgaagggtctgtttccatactgtaccttcatgctgtacatttttatgactctTGAGGATGTGATGTAACAGCAAGCTAAAAGAGGTTGAATCCTAAAAAGTGGTGAAAAAAACTTAAGTATGTGGAAAAAAAACTTGAGAGTTTGTGTCAGAGGTCGGTCAGTTGAATGGAACTCTGGATAGCTACGTCATCAGGACTATTGTGACCTGAGACAGTGAGAGTTCATAGCAGT
This genomic interval carries:
- the si:ch211-222l21.1 gene encoding parathymosin, which gives rise to MADTVVDAPKEVNPKDLKEKALEETEKKENGSGDAPANGTEEENGNEHTDENAEEVDEEEEEEEDAEGEGEEEDGEEEEGAEEEEDTDGHAVKRPAEEQGEVEKKRQKSENGESTEPKAEA